Within Dermacentor albipictus isolate Rhodes 1998 colony chromosome 3, USDA_Dalb.pri_finalv2, whole genome shotgun sequence, the genomic segment gggctggacaacaaggtctcccatcgctcgggggggttggggctggggagggtggggggtagggatggtggggggttcttgagcttagtgcactctgcaaggatgtgtgctagagtgccttttgaccgtctgcaaaaagggcatgaagtgtcatgctctgttgggaacatcttatgcaagagcactggatgcgctagcgaccccgcttgcgtgcgtcgcactatcgtttgctgaattcggttgagttgcggatgcggacggggaagcctacatctgccgcttctgtacatttgcgtgatttctttgtagcttgtcacggggtgcggtagccctggctcgtcctcggcccggatcgatagttctcgggcatagtggtcggcgagtgcgttgccttccacttgcgagtgagccgggacccacacgagctcaacggcccgccccggtgatttgcatttgttgaggatcgctagtgccacggaagagatgttccccttgcggtagcttgcgtaggcggtctgggagtctgtgacaacggtcctcactcccggttgtgcgagtgcgagggccacggccacttcttctgcttcggctgtattcgtcgtccgtatcgacgcgcctgtgacaagtttatcgatggtggtgacgaccgccgttgctctggttccgtgcttgggaagtggggcgtccgcgtagaggacctcggggtcctcttccagctgtcgagccagtgccttggcccgcgcagagcgtctctcgttgttcctccccggctgcatgttccgggggaggggcttggtcttaataacgtctctccacgttgtggggagcggctccgttgtcggtagctgttcaatttgccatcctatcttgcgtaggacggcccgaccgtgctctgtccggctcagccttatcctctggtgggataggtgtgcttccaccagctcttccaccgtgttgtgggcacccatttccagcagcttctgcgttgacgagtagactgggatgcccatggcgagttttactgctttccttatcgtcgtgttcagcgtttcgcggttcaccttcgcaagctggaggtacggggcggagtacgttacgcgtgacacgacgaatgcctgcaccaggcgcagtgcgtcttctttgattcctctgttccggttggtgactctacggatcatgctgaggacttgctcggatgtggtcttgattttgttgacggctgcgtgcgccttgccgtcgctgcgcaacagcaggcccagtatccggatctgctgcgttggtttgatctctgtgccgtcgatggtgatgattatgtttggcggcggctctttctgtggtcttccgggctgtaccatgagcagctccgatttctgtggagcgcagctcaggccacaggtcctggcatactcgtggacggtcgttgccgctctctgcagggcttcctccgcccaggcatcggaacccgcgtggttcgtccacaccgttatatcgtcggcatagaacgcgtggttcacgccctcgatctgattgagtagttcgggcaggggcaggaatgctaggttgaaaagcagaggcgacaggacagacccctgtggggtacccctgtctccgagctccacaggctctgaccgttcatttcctatccggatagttgctgttctattggttaggaaatctttgatatagccgtaggtcttgcggccacaccccgtcttgcgcaggctctcgagcacgctggcgtgggacacgttgtcgaaggcccctttgaggtccaaagccagtataccccggggcgcgtgcctcgttgctcttttaatcaccaattcgtgtaattggatcaagacgtcttgggtgctcaggtgctggcggaatccatacatggtcgccggcatctgatttgtctcgtccaggtgtgcttgaagtcttctgagaaccatgcgttccatgaccttgcccacacaggacgtgagcgagatggggcgcatgttctcgatggtcagaggtttgccgggtttaggaGCCGGGGTCcgcgattggtccacttccccTTACTTCGCTGGCCAAAAATCGCAGCGGCGTGCACCGGACGGTTAGAAATGCCGCTAAATCGGATCCTcaccaaagaagagttggtagatCGACGTCGTGTACGTGCCTAACGGGCTTGACGATGTTATACTGCCACCCAAAAAGTTCTGTTATGCGCAAATCAATCCATGCTCCTCGGCAGCCCCGAGTAGCCAGTGCAAGAGCGATCACCGGGCAAGCTATCTtctgttcctttcggaacggggtagtctccggctattcagaaaacgttgttttgttcggcatattactgcatctttaacacgtacgcctgactttgacgcggtgagttttcgtggtttcgtGGCGTCCTGCGACAAACAGGCGAAGTTAGCGCAGCCCGAAACCTTTtcaccaatagcagagggctaatggcgaaaaagcggCGCCGAATCAGTCGCCATGGCCAGAACCACACAATCACCAGTGGCGAAGCCAGAGGGGGGCTGACTATAGGCTTCAGCACCCTCCCCCCCCAACCACCTCCCGAAATTTCTCTGGCTCCCTGCTCCCTGTTATGCGCTTGGTctaatcatgcgtaatcagtgtacacatatcatatcagatggggcgttttcgtggttttcgtgacgtccagtgacaggcaggtgaaggggGGGTGGCCCGAAATTTTTTTTGACCAACCGTGGAGGGCTGAtcacagaattggaatagaaaagtttggaatatcgttacgttatagcgcccctgctcaTTATGTCACAGTGAGCTTTCCAAGAAGGCAGTTTCTTTATCTAGTAGGTCGACAGACTGAGTGCTTAGATAGCTTTAATTGATCACTCGATCCGATTGATAGCTTGCGCCTCAATAATTTCGCGCGCAATTTTATCTCTGTGCCATGGCCAGAACCACACAATCACCAGTGGCGAAGCCAGAGGGGGGCTGACTATAGGCTTCAGACgccccccccactccccccccccttcccaccacCACCTCCAGAAATTTCTCTGGCCGGTGCCCTGCTCCCTGTTATGCCTATCACGTCGCCTATGAACAAAGGCGCATATCCTTCGAACGCCCGGCCAGGACGGTGCACGccttcaggcagaccaagggcCTACGCAAGGTAATGGTTGTGTTATTATGCACCAAGTATGGGAAACGGAGAATGATAAAACCGTATCCACCCTCGTtcctagcccccccccccctcccctgaaaAGAAATCCTGGCTACGCGCCTGACAATCACTAAAGAAAGGCGCGCACCCGCATTCATGACAGTGAAGATACAGGTGACCATCACGGTTATTCTTCCCATTTAAAGTATTCTCTCTTAAGCGATCATTAACGCATCGTCCTGTCAGTCCTAAGTACTCCTTACCACAGGAGAGCGGTAACTCGCACACCACTGCCTCTTCACAATCCACGAACGGATTGCGATGTCTCTTGGAATACTCAACCGCAGATTTTCTGCATGCATGGATTTATCAACCGACACAACCTACTATATAAGTAAAAAGCTTCGAATCGGCCCTTTTGCGAATCTTGGCGGTATCTTGCATCGAGGTGCACGTTGACACGCTGTGCACTATGTCCACGACGCTGAAAACAGTTACATGGTGGTGGCACCTGGTGCACAGCGAGACATTTTCTCTTGCTAAGTAAAATGACGATGACACAACAGAAAAAATTACAGCACGTTGTACCTCGTCCGACGGAACTTTCTGCCGGATCGGGTGGTCGTAGTTCTGTTCCCTCCACGTTGACCTGCCCACAGATCCAAGCACGCccactgaaaaaataaaaatgagcacTTTGAGAACTACACGTCTGCGACAAATGTTCAGTCCTGTGGGGTGCCACGTGTCTTAAATGTCACATATTTTCGAGTCGGGAAACGTTTAGACTTTCCACACCGTGGCGCCAATTATGATTCCACGCAAGAAATCAGCGTCATTGCTGCTCGACTTCGAGACTTTAACGCCGTTTCAAACTAGACAGACAAGCAATTCTGCTGAAGCTGCCCCCGCAGGAGAAATAAAAGGTGGCTTAAGCCGTGTTAAAGTTATGTATGATGGTGATGGCACATTAAAAAGTGAGAGCCCGGTATAATGCAGAAGAGcttcggaataaaaaaaaaaacttgtgcatGCCATTCTTGTCGCGAAAGCTGCTTGCGCCGTCAGTAGTAACAATTGCAGAAAAGAACGCTGGACAACTATTTTTGCCTTCACGCTTAAGCCGACTTAATTACGCTCGCCATCTACAGCTACACGAGGGGTTGCGAAGGATTAAGGTTCTTCGACGATTTGATCATGCATGGGCTTCAGTCAGAAGTTTGCTTCTGCCTATTGTGAGGCATTGCTGAAGGAGGAAGGCTTACCGCTTATAGCCTCCTTCACATGAAGTCGAAGTTAGATTTGCGAATTTTTAATGGCGAAGTAAAGGAGGGACAAAAGTTAGGACCTTCGCTGGAATGACAAGGTGCAGGCAGAGTTTGCGTCGCTGTATTGATTATCCAAACATTACTGACATAAGCACGCTTTCTTTTTAAACCTACAAGAATGGCCAATTACAATCTTTAAGATAGAAGGTCGGGCTACTGAGTGCCCTTGCGCGGAATGTTAACTTATTTAAGAAGGTTAAAAACAAATGCTACACACAATATTTACGTACTTATGACAACAGAGAGTCCGGAGAAGCAGCTGATTATTATCCGCACGATGACGATGACCTGCCCATTGAAATTTGGGTACATCCAGTACGTGATGACTGTTTGCATTACCTAGGAAGAAAATGACATGCTGTGAAATGTGATAGTCACATCGTGGATTAACAAACATCAAAATTCGTTACGTCAATGATGAGACAATGCAAACATTCTACTTCGATGTTTCTCCTTTTTCTTGGCGTTCCTTGGCCGAAACTGGCCATTGTACAATTAAAACACGTCATccaatcaaccaaccaaccaatcaatcaatcaatcatcgaATAATCTTTTCGCACGCAGTTTTTTTGTGGTCCAAGTGGTTTTTTTCCCTATATTATCACCGGGATTAGGCCGCTGTgagtggtggatgataagaaagcCGGAATGTAGTGTATTGACAATTTTTAAAACGTCTTTTGTAATTAGTAGCCGTACTAGCCTTTGGCTATAGGACCACACCAATAGTGCGTACCTTGTCAATAAGAATGATTaagaataataaagaaagaataagaatgagaaaaaaagaataagaataagaaagaaagaaggaaaagctaGATCCACCTGGCATGTCGCCGTCGCAGTTATAGAGagatacacatacacacatgccgCGCGCGTACACACAGACCACCAATGTCGGGAGTTTTCTCTTACAGCTGCAGAGCAAGCCCAGGAAGCAAATAACAAGCTCTTACTTGGTAAGCGAACATCCCGAAGAAAAGGACGTTTGCGGCGACTGAATGAACCGTCGGAATGTCTGCCACCTGCAAACGGTTGTATATGCACAAGATGATAATTTTGCGCCCGGAAGCACTCTACATAAATATGAACAGTGAACGTCAAAGTGAACAGTATTCAATGGTCAAGCTGGCCTGGCAAGTCGCACTTGTGCAATTACATATATATTCATGTGTTAGCGTGAGGAATATTTCGTATGTCAGATAGTACAAAAATACGAAAGACAGGTAGCGAAGCACCTTAAAATTGCATCTGCCAGATATCCGCGATTTCAAAAGTTTTCAAAACGTTGGttctctattgctgaaaaatattACGTTACTGTCAGAAAATGAATAACGGCTCAACCTGGCACCTTTTGTGATATTCTCCCTTGCGGAAATACTCAAATCTGCGAAAGTATTATACAGGGTCGTGACGCCACAATGACTTCACACTTACATACTTACTTTCCTACTTCATTCCGACATCACAAGATGTTTTACTTCATTACTTCGCCTCAAACATCGCTTGATTGTTATAGCATAAAACTTAAAATTTGTAGTTCAGCCCTCAATACGCAATGTTGCAGCTATTCGACTGTGCTTGTTGCACGTTACAGTGAGATTTGGTAAAGTATTCGACGAATAAAAAACAGCTTCTGTTAAAGGCAGCTTAGGTGGGGGAGGGGCCATTTCCCTGCTGTAGGCACCGGAACATCCCCACTTAAGGCCGGTACCTGAACTATTCCCTGGCAGAAATGGCGTCCTCAGAATTCGTTGCTCCCATGGGATCAACCCCCAAAATATGGAGCAGGTAAAAACGCTGCTTAACTTCTGTTATCATATTAGAATTGGCGTACTGATCTTGGCATGGCCGGGGACCGAAAGCATTCCACCATATGAAGCAAACAGTCATTCCCTTACGTACTCCTTCAAAGATCCCAACGTCCTtttgtcttatttttttcttgtgcgcGATTGGCTAAGCTTCTTGTTATGAGCGTCACTGCATCTGCCAGACATTTTCTGCTTCTTCGACACTGACTCTTCCATTGCAACGTCTCAATAATGCGACACCACCTCTGCCTTTCTTTCGCTAACCAATCGTACTGCTTTCGCTGCAGCACAAAACAGCATAACTGACGTTCAGTGTGGCACTCTCGTAATCACAAGGCTAAAGCCTGCCAGGGATAAAGCTTGCCGCACTATCTCTGTAGAAGTTTTGCGCACTACTTATTTTCCATTAGCCTGCAGTAAACTCGCAAGCAGTAAAATGATGCAACAAAGACTCAGCTAGAAAACTTGTATTATACACGCGACCCTGAACTCGATGCGTCCTGAAGCTTGTCTTAAACTGCGGCACACGAGTGTTGCAACGTTAGACACGTAGTACTTACCGGAAATGACGCCACAGTGGCCATTCCCAAGAAAGCAACgagcgcaacgatggcggcggcGCCGTTCATGGCATCCAGCTTCTTACTGACACTGGCGTTGAAGGAACGGACGGTTTGGTAGCGAACCAGGACGCACTGCAGCCCTGAGGTATACACAGATGAAGATAAGCGTTGCACTGGAGCATTCGGGTACTTTTAGATCGCTTTTATGAGTAGATAGCAGTAAAAAACGAAAAGAACTTTAACAGTACTCGAATTTTGAGGTGCCTTGGTAAGTACTTGCTTCATGCAAAAGTGACACTTGTCTGCTCACCAAATGTGGCCGAAACGAAGAGGCAAAGCGAGAAGAAACCACTCTGCGGAGGGTCCGTCCCGGCTTCACTGCAATAAATTAAGAACACGTTCATTTTACTAAACGCCGCTTGGCGTTCGCATTCGATAAGACGCACGCAAGCGcatgcatggcctctgagaccGCGTGGCATGACAGTAAGATCACGTTAAGGACGGTCGTAGGCGACAGTGGCATGAATTCCACGCCAGCCGTTCAACGCGAGCATACGACATGGGAATAGCTGGGTTCTAAATAGCTAGCGGACGagcgtaagcgagagaaacacGGGACCGTGACGTTCGTGAACGACTACGTGTTATACAGTGTAGGCGATTGTGGCTGTGTCACGCGGTGTATGTGAAAACGACGGTGGCATTTCTACTCCGACGAAGAAATGTTAAAACATGATTAAATTGGACGATGCCGAAGTCGGTACAGCGTCGCAGTTTCTAAGTAgcctataggctgcggcgagaaAATCACTGAGAAAAGTAGGCCGGTCCGGGATATATTGCAGTGTAACACGGCACGTCAAAGCGCGAGGTGTCACAACGAAAGAAGAGGAAGTGACACGAGGCGCACGGGCCGACTGTTACACAAAAAAGCTGGCTTTGGAACGAGAGAAAGATGCGTGCTATCGTAGCCTAAGTTTCAAGTAAGGTCCGCCTCGCACACCTTGCATCTGTGCGGGCATCACTAAGATGCATACGCATTTTCCACACGCTGCTCTTGAAAGCCTTACGCATACACTCGCGTTGCCCTAAAACACACGATCGGACCGTCAGAGTCGTTTcaggagaaatgcattggctttcgttccagttacttgtgtgcttcagtgcatgaaacgtcgtttcgttaacaaattaactggaacgccgataCATTTCTCCagaaagttcgggaatttatatctcgaaactggtgtcatcttgaatattcgttccaagtggatccgccttgcgaactccacggctagattttgtaaactgcaatatgggcaataatgtaattagttaaaatttattactgaattttcaattaattagtcgattgtggatctcaattctttgtgcaagtattgtccgccgcttcgagtagaccagctcacgcactagaattgtgatatatgtcacaggcaacacctaaagatttttgaaagtgttcgccaaaacaccctgtatgtatcCCGTATAAGACATGCACCATCCCGCTTGCGATTTTCACTGTCACTTGTATCCTTCTCTTtcgtatcttattttgttatagcgcaagcttgacacggacaacagaaggcacatctgacacacacagcgcttgtgtgtcagatgtgccttctgttgtccgtgtcaagcttgcgctataacaaaataagatatgccgtaccaacaagcccctattgctatcctaaTCGACTTCTCTTTCGTGTTCTCCGCTGGTATGCCGACCAAGAATCGGTAAGTGGTTGCTTATCTGAAAAATAACCAAGGGTTATGACGCAGGCATGACTCAGATCGCTTGTTGTTTAGCCCTATCACTCCGAGCTGGAAACCGCGTGCTGACGGCGTAGTTGATCCAGGTTCGTCGCACCTAGCAGTGTCCTCGTATCGCAGAGAACAATCGACACCTGCCTCCTTGGACGGGAAACACGTTGCATGCGTCACGTGCAGAGCTGACTGGTCTCGTGAACAACATTCTGTAATCAGTTCCTGGCAGTCGCACAATCTTTTCGGGCTGGGACATGTGAGATGCAACAAACCACAAACTTTAACGTTAATGTGACCAAGTTACGGTCAGGTTTATTGTTTGAAGCTCCGTCCCCCTCCGCCTCTACGGCCTATCCcagcgtcgaaaaaaaaaacgttaaataCATATAGTACTGCTATCTCCGATGACCATCGATTTGCAAAGACCAATGCAGCGCAAGATAGCGTGCTGTGCGGCTGAAATGTTTCCATCAAAGGGATCCACTGAGTTTTTATTTTCTGGCAACGCGCACTCGGAGGCGTGTACAAGTCCTCGCACTAAAAAAATTTGTCACCATCGTGAAGTATTTCATATCTGTAGAATTTTGTGGCAAGGTGGCGCAGTCgtcatagaaaaaaaatgttagcCATCGGCGTAAATACTTCAGCCATTTCCGGCATCTTACCACAACTATTGTTCTCATAAATGATTCGCTCTATCAGGAAAAGCAAACTGAATATTTGTTAGAGGTAGCTATGCTAGATACTTGTGAGTTGAACTTGTTCACATAAAGAACAACACTTGTTAGCAACACCGATAAGGGCGCAGGGTGACTGTTCATTGTTAGAAAATTACCGGCCAATATCATTGACATCCTCATGTTGTAACTAACTGAACATATTGTTGCCAATCAGATTAACGAATTTCCAGATAAACATTCAATACTGTCTAAttttcaacacggatttagaaaaggctattcaacagttACACAGCTTGTCACCGTAATTCATTCACTCGCCTAATGCCTCGATAAAAATGGTCAAATTGATGCTCTATTTCTTGATTTTAGCAAAGCCTTTGATACAGTTCCACATGACAAATTAATACTAAAACTTAGACATCTTGAGCTCCCTGAAATATTAATCGCATGGATAATAAACTACCTAACAAATCGCCGCCAGTTCGTGGAAATTAATAAGCAACAGTATGGCTGTCTTCCGGTCACCTCaggagttcctcaaggaagtgtcctagggccactgctctttttactctatataaatgatattactactTCAATACATCCCAGCGTTCAAATGAGGTtgtttgcggacgactgtgttcTTTTTAGAGAAATCACTTCGATCAATGATCAAACTGATTTAAATGCTTCTCTAGCTGGCATGATTGACTGGTGCAAAACGTGGGGAATGCGGCTTAACGCTGAAAAGACGGTCTTTCTTCGCTTCACCCGTCAGAAAGCTCCACTAACCTTTAGTTACACGTTAGGTTCGTTACCTTTGCAGGAACAAACAAAATATAAGTATTCGGGCGTCACAATTACTAAcaacttatcatggaatttacacatTGATAGTATCTGTTCTTCAGCCTTGCGCAAATGATATTTTTTGTGACATAAACTTAGAAATTTCCCACCTaacgtaaaactgcttgcttATTATTCATTATAATTagaccaaaacttgaatatgcacgtgttgtttgggacccgtttactaaacaaaatattaaatgtcTCGAAAGGGTACAGAAAAAAGCCATGCGATTCATATATTCGAAATTCTCTCGCTATGATTCCCCATCACAAATAATGCGTGATAATGACATCGAAGTCCTTGAGCAGCGAAGGCAACACTTAAGAATTTGATTTGTTTCCATGCTTTTTAATGGAGACTCATCAATTCATCCTGCATCGTATCTGTCCTGTACAACGTTTAGGCTTATCGACACCATCATCCGaattcactaacaccttattttgcacggacggatgtattcgagtattctttttttccccgaactataacagactggaataactcATTGTTGCCTGTTTCAGTTGATTGATTCATTGTACTACTGTTGTGTCTTACCACTCTGATTGAATCATGCATTGTATTATTGTTGTAtttaaccaccctgcttggacgtGATCTAGGTCCGcagtatgaaaaaagaaaagaaagaaagagaaacacttTGAGCATCCCATTAAACATAGTAATATCTCCTATAAAACAAAAGTGTTTGATACTATTTCCCGCAGTCAAACTATTCTCCATTAGCAAAAAATGCCATGCGTGCAGAGCCTACCGTCCCACTCTGCCTTGCGGCCGTTATTTTGAACAAGACTACTAATGAGCATCTCCATATGTAGACATCGCGCCAGAAGGGTATATAAAAACCTCACCAGAGACATATGTCTTATTTCTATTGAATCTAGTCCAGGTTTATTATTCCCCCTCAACATATCATTTATATAGGGACAGAGAGAATGATATAACTAAGCTTAGAACTACAGAAAGTTGAGATAGTTGGTATGGATTCATCGTGAAAGAATTCATCGGTGATTATGCTATCTGTTTCTCTTCTCTTTTGTCTGTGTTTGCACGCCTTACCTTCCCTCATTGTATAATTAAATGACGACTCGAGGCCTGTTTGGGGAAGTGCAATAAGGATAAATATAACTCACTCGTTGAAATGTCAACGTCACCCCTTATGAATATGACGTCATGCAGCTTCGTGCCTATGCTTCAATATGGTGAATGCTTGGGACGCATGGAAGAAGGAAATAAACCAGGAGGCAGCGTTACGTCAGCGCAGCCAGCCTTGGCGAGCTAACTCTCCGTAAATCCATTCTCTCGGCCTTTGCTCTCGAAAGGTCGACCCACCACGTGACTTCAGAGTCCCAGCATATTGGCCGAAAGTGCTTGGTTCCCGGTAGCTTTTAATCTACACGCACTTCTCCGGCCTGCACAGCGCGGACCACACCGCGGCAGGGACGAACCGGGAGcactaatgccatcttcgactggtcgtttctgagcactctggagcgctctcgcgagcggcgttgtcttcgactggttgaaagagggtgcgcgccctgcgttcggctggttcttctcgattactctcctctatcttggagcgctctgaggcgctccgagccccgtcgtcggagcagtcatcgagactgaaacgtcatcgcagggccgcgtcgctgctgttggcgacggcccaccgtaaccttggcaacctaggccactgcatgctggcgtctcgacgaacgttcgtcccaccggcacgtccgccggtttttcgggcagcgccgggagctttggataggcggaacatcggacgttggcagtagtcacgtggtttcgcatcagcaatttcctcctccgagatcgagtcgcacgttcggcttgcgcgcttatcccctacctttgagctcgggaaacgaccgatctacccgactctgcttcggggcatacaggcgaccagtcgaagataccataactAAAGCGTACCGCGCGCTCTGACGTAACGATCACGTGTTGGGCTGGCTCGTTTGTTTTCAATCTCGTCACGCAATGCACCCTCCTATAGTattattttccttcctccatgttggAACGGCGTACGCGCAGCAACTTGAAAACAGCAGCGTTGAAACAGAACGAAGGCAAGAACGACAGGATGAGGCACCGTGTACCGCGTGTTTCTGCGACAACTCTcaagttaatatatatatatatatatatatatatatatatatatatatatatatatatatatatatatattcttaccGACAGAATTTTGTAGCCGTGGTCGACATCAGAATTTGCGCGGTAATCGCCGGTACAATTATATACAAAAGTTTATAAACTTTCACAAGAATTACTTTAGAAGACTATTGCAGAATAGACGACATCCAGTAATCATCAAAGCAAATCCTTTTTGCTAGAAAACTCTGCGCCTTGCACTAGATTAGAGAGATACGCACTGGAAATGTGCGGCGTAGTGCATTTCTAGTGAGCTGCC encodes:
- the LOC135907552 gene encoding DNA damage-regulated autophagy modulator protein 1-like translates to MRHVGVGWIPLVFGVTLAGGALLTFVWAIARGDVTPYLPFVSEAGTDPPQSGFFSLCLFVSATFGLQCVLVRYQTVRSFNASVSKKLDAMNGAAAIVALVAFLGMATVASFPVADIPTVHSVAANVLFFGMFAYQVMQTVITYWMYPNFNGQVIVIVRIIISCFSGLSVVIMGVLGSVGRSTWREQNYDHPIRQKVPSDEGFGLLVGAAAFEWILGLCLVLFFFTFVREFHKVTLEIKADLLVDHLDDEPIFRKSPYMSETTYLRAHET